The Ketobacter sp. MCCC 1A13808 genome includes a window with the following:
- a CDS encoding 4-phosphoerythronate dehydrogenase has translation MKIVVDENIPLAEQSFGALGDVVLVAGRQLQAADLRDADALIVRSVTQVNEHLLKGTPVGFVGSATIGVDHIDQHYLRQNNIAFASAPGCNGRSVAEFVITALLELESIREFDLAGKSVGIIGVGNVGSALQSLCEPLGLTVLPCDPPRQARGVSGLVSEEEAWQADIVTLHVPYEEKGRFATRHLGDASRLNALVEGAVLINTARGAVVDNMALSRVLDSRYDLSVVLDVWEGEPFINRQLANQVDIATPHIAGYSYDGKVKGTWMILEALCRYLNTEPPLRYNNLIDDKLNVVLDFSDRQIETPQRAIEIIQRVYDMREDDIGLRTSMQLPREKRALGFDALRKSYRVRRECSTVVLRGAGYLKSVLSEQQFNRVCAMGFQLIE, from the coding sequence ATGAAAATTGTTGTGGATGAAAATATTCCTCTGGCAGAACAAAGCTTCGGCGCGCTTGGTGACGTTGTGCTGGTGGCGGGAAGGCAGCTGCAAGCCGCCGACCTACGGGATGCCGATGCTTTGATTGTTCGCTCGGTTACACAGGTGAATGAGCACTTGTTGAAAGGCACTCCGGTCGGTTTTGTGGGATCGGCAACCATTGGTGTCGATCATATAGACCAACATTACCTGCGACAAAACAATATTGCTTTTGCTAGCGCCCCGGGCTGCAACGGGCGATCGGTTGCTGAGTTTGTAATTACCGCTTTGCTGGAATTGGAAAGTATACGGGAGTTTGATCTGGCCGGTAAATCCGTCGGTATTATTGGCGTCGGCAATGTCGGCTCTGCTTTGCAGTCTTTATGTGAACCGCTGGGACTTACGGTGTTGCCATGCGATCCGCCGCGCCAGGCCCGCGGGGTATCGGGCCTGGTGTCAGAAGAGGAAGCCTGGCAGGCCGACATTGTAACGCTGCATGTGCCCTATGAAGAAAAAGGCCGTTTCGCTACCCGCCATCTGGGTGATGCCTCGCGTTTGAATGCTCTGGTTGAAGGCGCTGTATTGATCAATACAGCGCGTGGTGCCGTGGTGGACAACATGGCGTTAAGCCGGGTGCTCGATAGTCGCTACGATCTGTCTGTGGTGCTGGATGTTTGGGAAGGTGAGCCTTTTATTAACCGGCAGCTCGCAAACCAAGTGGACATCGCAACACCCCATATTGCAGGTTATAGCTACGATGGCAAAGTAAAGGGCACCTGGATGATTCTGGAGGCTTTGTGTCGTTATCTCAATACAGAGCCACCTTTGCGATATAACAACCTTATCGATGATAAGCTGAATGTTGTTTTGGATTTTAGCGACCGTCAAATAGAAACCCCGCAACGAGCGATAGAGATAATCCAACGGGTATACGACATGCGTGAAGATGATATCGGATTGCGCACGAGCATGCAGTTACCTCGGGAAAAAAGGGCGTTGGGATTTGATGCTTTACGCAAAAGTTATCGGGTGCGACGTGAATGCAGTACTGTGGTCCTGCGTGGGGCCGGTTATCTCAAATCGGTGCTTTCTGAGCAGCAGTTTAATCGGGTGTGCGCGATGGGGTTTCAGTTAATTGAATAG
- a CDS encoding fructosamine kinase family protein → MISAIVRDALIERLVSERGPGYRKTRFRERAGSSIDTSMEGHAPGEAPVFIKSAPVTSLDRFLAEARGLELLAQCEAIRVPELVFVEVCADAAVLLLEFVELHPVGRHETRMGEALAELHGIQVPHFGLDHDNYIGATPQRNICRDALQCKQWWHFFCDLRLQCQLELAQDKGMTPLTIEKLRQIIQSVPGKLAHHQPPASLLHGDLWSGNLAVDCTGKPTLFDPAVYFGDAETDIAMSKMFGALGRRVYQVYDALTEKSEGYELRQRLYDLYHWLNHFNLFGGRYLGRAEVAINELVHELE, encoded by the coding sequence TTGATCAGTGCCATAGTCCGCGACGCCTTGATTGAACGCTTGGTGTCAGAACGGGGGCCAGGTTACCGCAAAACACGGTTTCGGGAGCGCGCTGGGAGCAGCATAGACACGTCGATGGAAGGCCATGCTCCCGGAGAGGCACCGGTTTTTATAAAAAGCGCACCGGTCACCAGTCTGGATCGGTTTTTAGCGGAGGCGCGCGGATTGGAATTGCTGGCGCAATGTGAGGCCATTCGGGTGCCGGAACTGGTGTTTGTTGAGGTCTGCGCTGATGCGGCTGTGTTGCTGCTGGAGTTTGTGGAACTGCATCCGGTTGGTCGACATGAAACCCGGATGGGGGAAGCGTTGGCGGAGCTGCATGGTATCCAGGTGCCGCATTTCGGCCTGGACCACGATAATTACATTGGCGCAACACCGCAACGCAATATCTGCCGAGATGCACTTCAATGCAAACAATGGTGGCATTTTTTCTGTGACCTCCGTCTGCAGTGCCAACTCGAGCTTGCTCAAGACAAAGGCATGACACCACTTACAATTGAAAAATTAAGGCAAATAATTCAATCTGTGCCAGGGAAATTAGCCCACCACCAACCGCCTGCCAGTTTGCTGCATGGTGATCTGTGGAGCGGGAATCTGGCGGTGGATTGTACCGGTAAGCCGACCTTGTTTGATCCTGCTGTGTACTTTGGTGATGCCGAAACGGATATCGCTATGTCCAAAATGTTCGGAGCATTAGGTCGTCGGGTTTATCAGGTTTACGACGCATTAACAGAAAAGTCAGAGGGCTACGAACTGCGGCAAAGGTTGTATGATTTATATCACTGGTTGAATCACTTTAACTTGTTCGGCGGCCGCTATTTGGGTCGGGCCGAGGTTGCGATAAACGAATTAGTGCACGAGCTGGAATAG
- a CDS encoding 5'-3' exonuclease H3TH domain-containing protein — protein sequence MKHSDTVYLLDSSIYIFRAWFGMPDTLLDENGRPVNAVYGYFRLLLQQIRSLEPHYLVAAFDESLFNGFRHNLYPNYKSKRALPDEALAYQLDLCKLLTQAAGITCLADQDYEADDLIAWAAGTAHKQSKRCVVISRDKDLAQVIRPGDSLVDWASGTESSYEQLCEHWSLRPEQIADLLALMGDAADGIPGIQGIGKKTATRLLQQFPDLETLYDHLDEVQGLPVRGAKGLYFKLAGHREEALLFRELTRLRPPQQHIALEVMTVERASMEKLMTLVKQLGLGVRFENLIRRFF from the coding sequence TTGAAGCATTCTGACACTGTTTATCTATTGGACTCTAGTATCTATATATTTCGGGCCTGGTTTGGCATGCCTGACACCCTGTTGGATGAAAACGGGAGACCGGTCAATGCAGTTTACGGATATTTTCGCTTGTTATTGCAGCAAATCCGTTCGCTGGAGCCACATTATCTGGTTGCGGCCTTCGATGAAAGCCTCTTTAACGGATTTAGACATAATCTATACCCAAATTACAAATCCAAAAGGGCGTTGCCGGATGAAGCATTGGCCTATCAATTGGATCTGTGCAAACTGTTAACGCAGGCTGCGGGCATAACCTGCCTGGCGGACCAAGACTACGAGGCGGATGATCTGATCGCCTGGGCCGCTGGAACGGCCCACAAACAAAGTAAACGCTGCGTGGTGATATCGCGCGATAAAGACTTGGCCCAGGTGATTCGTCCCGGGGATAGTTTGGTGGACTGGGCAAGTGGCACTGAATCAAGTTATGAGCAATTGTGTGAACACTGGTCGCTGCGGCCAGAACAGATTGCCGATCTGTTGGCCCTAATGGGCGACGCGGCTGACGGAATTCCCGGTATACAGGGGATTGGCAAAAAGACCGCGACGCGTCTGCTGCAGCAGTTTCCTGATCTGGAAACGCTGTACGACCACCTGGATGAAGTTCAGGGTCTACCTGTTAGAGGGGCAAAAGGGCTGTACTTTAAGTTGGCAGGGCATCGAGAAGAGGCACTCCTGTTTCGCGAGTTGACCCGCTTGAGGCCCCCGCAACAGCACATTGCACTGGAGGTTATGACAGTGGAGCGGGCATCGATGGAAAAACTGATGACTTTGGTTAAGCAACTGGGCCTGGGTGTCAGATTTGAAAATCTGATCCGGCGTTTCTTTTGA
- a CDS encoding tetratricopeptide repeat protein has translation MSKTINNLYSKSARRALTTACVLLSLTYLSGCSQSGVGIVGDKKPEHKTLADLERRQISVEPQILEPIEAEKVLATYEQAVELFSTQRERSLALRRMADLTMVATEDRMIDSLEEDPQVDTSAEMDAASDSTSLQYVRAVAIYEALILGAQPGDDLSEEYYLLAKAYDLNGEPEKALQTLDKLVTQYPDSEYTFEAQFRRGEHLFLLGDYEAAAQAYAVVLKAGAENSYYEHSLYKHGWSLYKLGDYDLAVSDFIALLDGYMPTPPPKSEEELKAEQVDRTITKIQAIPLPEVSKTQQKTLDDTLRVLSMSFSNMDGATSVDQFFKNKGERIYEHQVYAALAELYLYQERYKDAADTYAMFSLKHPLHPMAPSMSSKVIDTYQKGGFPSLVLPYKEKFVEQYGIYSAFWDRATPEARDQYSNELKQHLVELAQHYHAAAQVSKLPKDYGTAARWYREFLVTFPADENAPVMNMLLAETLFAAKEFLAAIEEFERTAYDYPVKEGEAPRPEAEKAAYFALLAHQEYLNTIPKDDPIWRGAVAKRASSSLKFAKTYPANENTPKVLDNVIEDQLLLGDIESAMVTAQLIIAWVPPAPQELREKAWITYANAVFDKQEWAGAEEALRKVLEFTTLEKKERSEYEERLATAIYKQGEILEKEGRLAEAAGEYLRVAAVVPNASVRANAEYDAANLLMKQGDYERAIGVLENFRKRYPKNELTKGIPAKLSLAYEKTGNLTKAAAELTAIALLHKNTDPELAREALLQAAEMKEKTGDTEGAIALYKQFVWDYERPVEPRMEAQNKLVDLYAKTGETAKRYFWLNKLVETHNNAGAEQSDRTRYLAAYGSFNSAESLFIEFNSVSLTQPLRNSLKKKKAAMQKASEAYTTTVQYGVIDFTTAANYKLGEVYRLFAKSIMKSERPKGLDELALEEYEILLEDQALPLEDKAIAIFQTNTDRTKNEVWDEWVEKSYQSLSTLSPGRYNKPEMTEEYIDVIY, from the coding sequence GTGAGCAAAACAATCAATAATTTGTATTCAAAATCAGCAAGGAGAGCGTTAACCACCGCTTGTGTTTTGCTCAGCCTAACCTATCTATCAGGATGCTCGCAGTCCGGAGTGGGTATTGTTGGCGACAAGAAACCGGAGCATAAAACACTGGCGGATCTTGAACGCCGACAAATCTCTGTTGAGCCCCAGATACTGGAACCCATTGAAGCAGAAAAGGTACTTGCGACCTACGAGCAAGCTGTAGAGCTATTCTCAACGCAACGGGAACGCTCGCTTGCTTTACGCCGCATGGCAGATCTGACCATGGTGGCCACTGAAGACCGAATGATCGACTCGCTGGAAGAAGATCCTCAGGTTGATACCTCTGCCGAAATGGACGCTGCTTCTGATAGCACCTCTTTACAATACGTGCGCGCCGTTGCCATTTATGAAGCATTGATATTGGGCGCTCAACCCGGTGACGACCTGTCCGAAGAATACTACCTGCTGGCGAAAGCCTACGATTTGAATGGTGAGCCGGAGAAAGCACTGCAAACCTTGGATAAACTGGTCACTCAATACCCGGATAGTGAATACACGTTTGAAGCCCAGTTCCGTCGCGGCGAACACCTGTTCTTATTGGGTGATTACGAAGCTGCTGCCCAGGCTTATGCTGTGGTCCTCAAAGCCGGTGCAGAAAACTCATACTACGAGCATTCCCTTTATAAGCACGGCTGGAGTCTTTATAAACTGGGCGACTACGATCTAGCGGTCAGCGATTTCATCGCCTTGCTGGATGGCTATATGCCCACACCGCCACCCAAATCAGAAGAAGAACTCAAAGCCGAACAAGTGGATCGTACGATCACCAAAATTCAGGCCATCCCATTGCCTGAAGTCTCTAAAACCCAACAAAAAACCCTGGATGATACCCTGCGCGTGTTGAGTATGTCGTTCTCCAACATGGATGGTGCAACCAGTGTTGACCAGTTCTTCAAGAATAAGGGTGAACGCATATACGAACACCAGGTCTATGCCGCGCTGGCCGAGCTCTACTTATATCAGGAGCGATACAAGGATGCAGCCGACACATACGCCATGTTCTCACTCAAACACCCGCTGCACCCCATGGCACCGTCGATGTCGTCGAAGGTGATCGACACCTATCAAAAAGGCGGCTTCCCCAGCCTGGTGTTACCCTATAAAGAAAAATTTGTTGAACAATACGGCATCTACAGTGCGTTCTGGGACCGTGCGACTCCGGAAGCCCGGGACCAATACAGCAATGAGCTGAAGCAACATCTGGTGGAGCTGGCACAGCATTATCACGCTGCAGCGCAGGTCAGTAAGCTGCCGAAGGATTACGGCACGGCCGCGCGTTGGTATCGCGAGTTTTTGGTGACGTTCCCTGCCGATGAGAATGCTCCGGTGATGAATATGCTATTGGCAGAAACGCTGTTCGCTGCCAAGGAATTTCTGGCCGCTATCGAAGAGTTTGAACGTACGGCCTACGACTATCCGGTCAAAGAAGGTGAAGCTCCCCGCCCCGAAGCAGAAAAAGCCGCGTATTTTGCCCTCTTGGCGCACCAGGAGTACCTGAACACCATTCCGAAGGACGACCCGATTTGGCGCGGAGCGGTAGCCAAACGCGCAAGCAGCTCGCTGAAGTTCGCCAAAACCTACCCGGCAAATGAAAACACCCCCAAGGTGCTGGACAATGTCATTGAAGACCAACTGTTACTGGGCGATATAGAGTCCGCGATGGTCACCGCCCAACTCATCATTGCATGGGTACCACCAGCGCCCCAGGAACTTAGGGAGAAAGCCTGGATCACTTACGCGAATGCGGTATTTGACAAACAGGAATGGGCCGGGGCGGAAGAGGCGCTGCGCAAGGTTCTCGAATTTACCACGCTCGAGAAAAAGGAGCGTTCCGAGTACGAAGAACGACTCGCCACTGCCATCTATAAACAAGGTGAAATACTTGAAAAAGAAGGTCGTCTGGCTGAAGCAGCCGGCGAGTACCTGCGTGTAGCCGCTGTAGTACCGAACGCCTCGGTACGCGCCAATGCAGAATATGACGCCGCTAACCTGCTAATGAAGCAAGGCGACTACGAGCGCGCCATTGGTGTTCTGGAGAACTTCCGCAAGCGTTATCCCAAGAATGAACTGACCAAGGGTATACCAGCGAAACTCAGCTTAGCTTATGAAAAAACAGGCAACCTGACCAAAGCAGCGGCAGAGCTCACTGCCATCGCCCTACTGCACAAAAACACCGATCCGGAACTGGCTCGTGAAGCACTACTGCAAGCCGCGGAAATGAAAGAAAAAACCGGAGATACGGAAGGTGCCATCGCCCTTTATAAACAGTTTGTATGGGACTATGAGCGGCCGGTTGAACCGCGCATGGAAGCCCAAAACAAACTGGTTGACCTGTACGCTAAAACCGGCGAAACGGCGAAGCGTTACTTCTGGTTAAACAAACTGGTAGAAACCCACAACAACGCCGGTGCTGAACAATCAGACCGCACCCGCTATCTGGCAGCCTATGGCTCATTCAACAGCGCCGAGTCCCTGTTTATTGAATTTAATAGCGTCTCACTTACCCAGCCGCTGCGTAACAGCCTGAAGAAAAAGAAAGCCGCCATGCAAAAAGCCAGCGAAGCCTACACCACCACAGTGCAATACGGCGTGATTGATTTCACCACCGCCGCCAACTATAAGCTGGGTGAAGTTTATCGTCTGTTTGCGAAAAGCATTATGAAAAGCGAGCGCCCCAAGGGGCTGGACGAGCTGGCTTTAGAAGAATACGAAATCCTGCTGGAAGATCAGGCGCTGCCTTTGGAAGATAAAGCCATTGCCATCTTCCAAACCAACACTGACCGTACCAAAAACGAAGTTTGGGACGAATGGGTGGAAAAGAGCTACCAATCACTCAGTACGCTATCCCCCGGTCGCTACAATAAGCCGGAAATGACAGAGGAGTATATTGATGTCATCTACTAG
- a CDS encoding tetratricopeptide repeat protein, producing MSSTRYLRFCCGLTLALSLLTQGCSLIKPDPKPAATADSPDSVTVELTDEREQGAKRADDDAASAQQPDPVESNDQARERLQRQRVEALTMNMSSAQNSQAKQAQPDFDRAINEMRKGNLDSALQRLQAISKSYPALSGPIVNQAIILRKMGKKQEAYDLLHKALHDHGKNPFLLNELGVISRELGKFKQAQASYESAIRIDENYLSAHYNLAVLADLYLHDPALALAEFEAYQRLLPTPDKKVAGWMKEIERRAAR from the coding sequence ATGTCATCTACTAGATATCTGCGCTTCTGCTGCGGGCTGACGCTGGCTCTATCCCTTCTGACTCAGGGCTGCTCACTCATAAAGCCCGACCCAAAACCTGCCGCAACGGCCGATTCGCCGGACAGTGTTACAGTTGAGCTGACAGACGAACGCGAACAAGGTGCGAAGCGTGCGGATGATGACGCCGCATCCGCTCAACAACCTGACCCGGTTGAAAGCAATGATCAAGCACGGGAACGGCTGCAGCGACAGCGTGTCGAAGCGCTGACTATGAATATGAGTTCCGCACAAAACAGCCAGGCTAAACAGGCACAACCGGATTTTGACAGAGCCATCAATGAGATGCGCAAAGGCAATCTGGACTCGGCATTGCAGCGTTTGCAAGCGATATCCAAGAGCTACCCCGCTCTCAGTGGCCCTATCGTTAATCAGGCAATCATTTTGCGCAAAATGGGTAAAAAGCAGGAAGCCTATGACCTATTGCATAAAGCCCTACACGACCATGGGAAAAACCCCTTCCTGCTCAATGAGTTAGGCGTAATCAGTCGTGAACTGGGCAAATTTAAACAAGCGCAGGCAAGCTATGAAAGTGCGATTCGCATCGACGAAAATTACCTTAGTGCACATTATAATCTAGCGGTGCTGGCGGATTTATATTTGCACGATCCGGCGTTGGCACTGGCTGAATTTGAAGCCTATCAGCGACTTCTGCCAACTCCGGACAAGAAAGTGGCAGGCTGGATGAAAGAAATTGAAAGACGGGCCGCGCGATGA
- a CDS encoding MotA/TolQ/ExbB proton channel family protein → MADTLNAAEQSAGLFTTTAQFFQEGGPFMYIILAVFLVGLAITLERFIYLNMTQTRNQVVWKKLFPLLTQGKFKTAMEEAKKSGSAIAKILVYGLSRSAYATRHDEVEMAMEEGLMETIPHLERRTNYIAVFANIATLLGLLGTIMGLINAFTAVASADPSQKADLLSASISVAMNTTAFGLMAAIPLLLAFTYLQNKTNQLIDSMEMASVKFLNVFRQAQSQSKNQGGQG, encoded by the coding sequence ATGGCTGATACCTTAAATGCTGCTGAACAAAGCGCAGGATTATTCACTACAACCGCCCAATTTTTTCAGGAAGGTGGCCCCTTCATGTACATTATCCTGGCGGTATTTTTGGTAGGTCTCGCAATTACCCTAGAGCGATTCATCTATCTGAATATGACCCAAACCCGCAATCAGGTGGTGTGGAAAAAGCTCTTCCCTCTGCTTACTCAAGGCAAATTTAAAACGGCAATGGAAGAAGCTAAAAAATCCGGCAGTGCCATTGCCAAGATCCTGGTTTACGGATTGTCCAGAAGCGCCTACGCAACCCGCCATGATGAAGTGGAAATGGCGATGGAAGAAGGCCTGATGGAAACCATCCCTCACTTGGAACGCCGCACCAACTATATAGCGGTCTTTGCAAACATCGCTACCCTGCTGGGCTTGCTCGGAACCATCATGGGTCTGATCAATGCGTTTACTGCAGTTGCCAGTGCTGACCCATCACAAAAGGCGGATTTGCTTTCTGCCAGTATTTCAGTAGCCATGAACACTACGGCCTTCGGATTGATGGCGGCAATTCCTTTATTGCTGGCCTTCACCTACCTGCAGAATAAAACCAATCAGTTGATTGATAGCATGGAAATGGCTTCTGTTAAATTCCTCAACGTATTCCGCCAGGCCCAAAGCCAGAGCAAAAACCAGGGTGGTCAGGGTTAA
- a CDS encoding ExbD/TolR family protein produces the protein MNRRSRRKHHAEAEINITAFMNLMVVLVPFLLITAVFSQISILELNLPATISTPQQEEEDKKPIVLEVLIYKNRLEVVDRQTGPLKIIQNVDGKPDFESMTTTLKAVKNRFPEITEITLLMEPNTPYEILVTTMDKVRLAEQSLEDGTSEQAELFPDISIGDAPADTASPDSSSISQVQGGDA, from the coding sequence ATGAATAGACGCTCGCGTCGAAAACATCATGCTGAGGCAGAAATCAACATAACCGCCTTTATGAATTTAATGGTGGTGTTGGTTCCTTTTCTGCTGATCACGGCTGTGTTTTCTCAGATATCAATTCTCGAATTGAATCTGCCGGCAACAATATCGACACCACAACAGGAAGAAGAAGACAAAAAGCCTATTGTGTTGGAAGTATTGATATATAAAAACCGATTGGAAGTGGTGGACCGTCAAACCGGCCCGCTGAAGATCATTCAGAACGTTGACGGCAAACCCGACTTCGAGTCAATGACCACAACGTTAAAAGCGGTGAAAAACCGGTTCCCTGAAATAACAGAGATTACTCTGCTGATGGAGCCGAACACACCCTATGAAATCCTTGTTACAACGATGGATAAAGTGAGATTAGCCGAACAATCGTTAGAAGACGGCACCTCCGAACAGGCCGAATTATTTCCGGACATCTCCATCGGAGATGCCCCTGCGGACACTGCATCACCCGACTCCTCCTCTATCAGCCAGGTTCAGGGAGGTGATGCATGA
- a CDS encoding ExbD/TolR family protein codes for MKLSQRAKRMDRRHKRQTIPGINLVSLMDIFTILVFFLLVNSSNTQQLPNQKSIKLPESIAEQMPKETLTIMVNDKNILVNGRAVEEVPDILALSGDNIPALQRELRYQASKSPAVAVNELGVAEREVTIMGDRAIPYALLRRIMMTCSNSEYSRISLAVLKKESTEDVSI; via the coding sequence ATGAAACTATCGCAGCGTGCAAAACGTATGGACCGTCGCCACAAGCGACAAACGATACCCGGCATCAACCTGGTATCGCTGATGGATATATTTACGATACTGGTATTCTTCCTCTTGGTGAACTCTTCGAATACGCAGCAGTTACCCAATCAGAAGTCCATCAAGCTTCCGGAATCCATCGCCGAACAAATGCCGAAAGAAACGCTAACCATTATGGTCAACGACAAAAACATATTGGTGAACGGTCGTGCGGTGGAAGAAGTGCCGGATATTTTAGCGTTATCCGGGGATAACATTCCGGCTTTGCAGCGAGAGCTTCGCTATCAGGCCAGTAAATCGCCTGCGGTCGCCGTCAATGAATTAGGTGTTGCGGAACGTGAAGTCACTATCATGGGTGATCGCGCCATTCCTTATGCCTTGTTACGTCGCATTATGATGACCTGCAGTAACAGTGAATATTCCCGAATTTCACTGGCTGTCCTCAAGAAAGAGAGTACGGAGGACGTGTCTATATGA
- a CDS encoding AgmX/PglI C-terminal domain-containing protein encodes MMKTPYYSVDTLPWDRAAEEEKLFRKIFVAFLILFFLMALVIPNIPVPEKQRDHVEKVPPRLAKLVMEKRKPPPPPPPPPKEEKKEEEPKKEEPKKEEPKKEEPKKEEEKPKPTAKEKAKAAIAVFDDLSDLRDNDDLANLNAEQKDVSAMGAQESKTERNLVGSMALGSSGGVSTSKASSGGGGSGSLAGVKTTQVESKIADPAAEQASRRGKDGKSRRSTEDIQLVFDKHKGSIYGLYRRALRKNPALEGTVVLKMEIQPNGTVTQCSVVSSELDDEDLERKIMLKIKQINFGAMNVDVWNDTYPISFIPS; translated from the coding sequence ATGATGAAGACTCCGTATTACTCGGTCGACACCCTACCCTGGGACCGGGCAGCTGAAGAAGAAAAGTTATTTCGCAAGATATTCGTCGCGTTTCTGATTCTGTTTTTTCTGATGGCGCTGGTTATTCCTAATATTCCGGTACCGGAAAAGCAACGGGACCATGTAGAAAAAGTACCGCCACGCCTGGCCAAACTCGTGATGGAGAAGCGAAAACCGCCTCCGCCACCTCCGCCGCCTCCGAAAGAAGAGAAAAAGGAAGAGGAGCCGAAGAAAGAAGAGCCGAAAAAAGAAGAACCCAAGAAGGAAGAGCCGAAAAAAGAGGAAGAGAAACCTAAGCCGACTGCCAAAGAAAAAGCCAAGGCAGCCATCGCCGTATTCGACGACCTGTCCGATTTACGCGACAACGATGACCTGGCTAACTTGAATGCAGAGCAGAAGGACGTTTCCGCAATGGGCGCTCAGGAGAGCAAAACCGAACGCAATCTGGTGGGCAGTATGGCACTGGGTAGTAGCGGTGGCGTCAGCACCTCGAAAGCCAGCAGCGGTGGTGGCGGATCAGGCTCACTGGCCGGAGTAAAAACCACTCAGGTCGAGAGCAAGATTGCCGATCCCGCAGCAGAACAGGCAAGCCGCCGCGGGAAGGATGGCAAATCGCGTCGCTCAACCGAAGATATCCAGCTTGTTTTCGACAAGCATAAGGGCAGTATCTACGGACTTTATCGTCGTGCTTTACGCAAGAACCCAGCACTTGAAGGTACCGTGGTGTTGAAAATGGAAATCCAGCCTAATGGCACCGTAACCCAGTGTTCGGTAGTCAGCAGTGAGCTAGACGATGAAGATCTGGAGCGCAAGATCATGCTGAAGATCAAGCAGATCAACTTTGGCGCAATGAATGTGGATGTGTGGAATGACACCTATCCCATATCATTTATCCCATCCTGA
- a CDS encoding peroxiredoxin family protein, producing the protein MLRNAWISNALRLSSLIGVILCITFNPAALAKKPAIGEPAPDFTLRSDSPFNLRLSEQRGHIVVAVFWSSWCKSCNPMLESLSSLQDKYKEYGVKVWAISLDKEPEDAQHFNQHHNLGLTILYDDSFLVSERYDIEDLPSSAIFDRDGVVRYLNDGYETGDTEKLDELLQKLVLE; encoded by the coding sequence ATGCTTAGGAATGCGTGGATATCCAATGCACTGCGACTTAGCAGCCTGATTGGGGTGATACTGTGTATCACCTTCAATCCGGCAGCACTGGCAAAAAAGCCGGCGATTGGCGAGCCGGCACCGGACTTTACATTGCGCAGCGACAGCCCTTTCAACTTGCGGCTGTCAGAACAACGGGGGCACATCGTCGTTGCCGTGTTCTGGTCCAGCTGGTGCAAGTCCTGCAACCCGATGCTTGAAAGCCTGAGTTCATTGCAGGACAAATACAAAGAATATGGAGTAAAGGTGTGGGCTATCTCGCTGGATAAAGAACCGGAAGATGCCCAGCACTTCAACCAACATCATAATTTGGGTCTCACCATCCTATATGACGATTCATTTTTAGTCAGCGAACGATATGATATAGAGGATCTCCCCTCCTCTGCCATTTTCGACCGCGACGGGGTTGTCCGCTATCTGAACGACGGGTATGAAACCGGGGACACCGAGAAACTCGATGAGCTGTTACAAAAACTGGTGTTGGAATAA